CATTGCACTGATTtgcaaaaggtcacattttacGGTACTGTGATTACAACTATAATGTTTCTCAACTAAGCTTAGCCTACAACAGTGTTGTGATACTTCAGGAATCTTTGTTTGAATCTCTAGAGTGCATTTGGGATATAATATTCTACTCTGCGATTTTCATAACACTTTACTTTTAAGTACACATATATTAGGGTTCTGTCACGTTCaagaacattttgaaatgcaGTTCAAGATGTCGGTGCATGAAAGTATGGTGGCAAACCAATGTTGCCTGAAATTATTCAGtattcatatattttataaaaaaagtaagCTTTAATAGCTATTGTAGGAATAGTGAAAGTAAAGGTTTTTGAAAGAGGATGAAGCATTCAATTGTTCTTTTCATTCAACTTTCTACCAAATGTCAGAAGTTTTGTCAATAAATAATCTCATCtcctcatgtttgtgtgtacatttgttaGTGTTTAACTTTTTGGTTTAGTCTCTCAACCATATGCAGCGTCATTAACAGCTGAACAGTGAAAAACGTAGACTGACACATTTGCACTCTCATACTGAGACGTGCGTCACGTTTAAAGAAAAACCTCGACCCCAGCTGCCTGTGACTATGCTGGACATGAGAAATGACAGTTACTGTGACCACATTCTTCCATCCGAACGCACCCTGTTTCTCATGAAAGAGATCACATCCATGAAGATGAAATTTTGGTCAGGGGCCGAACCACATCCTTTGAGCTACACACATAAAGAGAAGTGTGTGCAGCGCGGGTGGGTTTCAGTGCATCTCAGCACAGCAAAGACAGAGAGTTGAAATGTTCCACCTGAGACATTTCactcttttcttctcctgcaTTTTACTCCTCATCGTCTTCTCAAGTGAGtaatatatacacagtatatatgtatataaacatatatgtatatatatgtatatactgtatatatatatacatatagaatTTATTCATTAGCATGGTGCAGCCAATGCTGCAGATTTTGATTTGTTGGCCTGTTGTTTTGatcctttatttttgtcttaGGTCATGGTTCTGAGATCGTTAATGGAAGTGAAGTTGTGCCCCACTCACTGCCTTACATGGCTCTGCTTCTCAACAACAAACCAGTCTGTGGAGGGGTACTGATCGATCCATTCTGGGTCCTGACAGCTGCACATTGTTCTGAGTAAGAACAagattatcacaatattatcataACATTTTCCCAACACTATTTAAGGCATTTTAGTACAGTGGTTAACACTGGTACCTCACAACCAAAAGTTCTGCCTCTTGCCAATGTGAGTTTGTGAAACTAAATTTTCACTGATTCTTCAGCTGAGGtgtataaaaagtgactttaacacGCTTGCTCAATGTCTGctgatttatcctccacatgagggtcacagtggGCTGGTGTCAgttccagctgacatagggtgaaactGTCGAGTTACCCTGGACCGGTCAGCCAACATACAAGGACAAACAACCATAGACTCTCATAGTCGCacccacagtcaatttagagtgccaacctaatctgcatgtttttggactgtgggaggaagctgatGTTCCCGAAGAGACGTACACATGGGGGAGGATATGcagactgattgattgattgattcttTAATGACAACACAGCCAAGCGGGTGGAATTTGTTTTCAGTACAACATTTTTTCCTTAGCCGGTTCCAACATTGAACAGTGTTGAACATAATATGCaattacagacaaacaacacttttgGCATCTACAATACAGTATTTCACATGCTTGTTGAAGGATGTTCAGAGTAgcattgtttttagtggctctgtgtgtctgtatgtgctTTCGCACTTGCTGTACTTGCCACTATGACCTAAAGAGGGCGCCAGATGCTTATTGCATGAATGGTGGAGATCATTGTCTGTGCACCAAGTCATTTCTTGGTCAATCTGTGCATGGTATTCtgtttcattgttgtttgtGATGAAGCCTGTAATTGTTGAATTGTCCACAGTCCGGTTGAACTGGGATTCAAATCATTgactttcttgctgtgaggtaacaatgcTAGCCATGGTTAGCCCGACCATGTGACCCGtgacttattattatatacatcaTATTACAGTGATTATGATATGATAATGCAATTGCAATTGAATCTACATGTTATTTACCAGTAAAATTCTGTGAACTATAATTGTGAATTGAACACTATACTGtgggttgtgttgtttttttgcttctaCAGCATTAAAGAGGTGTGGCTGGGGGTACACTCCATCAAAGCTGCTGAAAAGAACGCCAGGCAGATCCAAAAAGTTAAGAAGCAATATCGTCATCCCTGCTATGacacaacagaaaatgtcaatgaCCTCATGTTGCTCAAGGTAAACTCAcattacagcagcagtgaagatGAAGAATGGACGATGTAATGTGCAtactgtgaaagtgaaacagacttttatttggTTATATCTTTCATATAGCATCTTTAATCTTTCATCTCCAGCTGCAGTGGTTCAATGTGCAGATATTCTCACAGACACCACATTTTcatgtaatgttttgttttcagcttcAAAAAAAGGTGAAGGAAACTGACACAGTAAAGTGTCTTAAGTTGGGTAAAGCTGCCAAAGATCCACAAGCTGGCACCAAATGTACAGTGGCTGGATGGGGCcaaacaaaattcaaaaataaggAAATGTCAGATGTCCTGAGGTCAGTCACTGTGGCTGTGGTCGACAGGAGGGTGTGCAACTCTCCTGCGTTTTACGACTTCAACCCTGTTATCACCAGGGGCATGATATGTGCTGGTTCAGATGGTAAACATGTTGCTGATACATGCACGGTAAGTtacagtgatttttgttttacaagaAATAAACTGACTGCCATTCTTCACATCAgtgactctattttatttttattttttttatctctgcagGGGGATTCAGGAGGCCCTCTGTTGTGCAACGGAGAGCTACTTGGAGTCACTTCTTTTGGCGAGAAGTGTGGCCTCATTAAAAAGCCTGGAGTGTACACTTTCCTTTCAGTGAAACAACTCTCTTGGGTCAAAGAGACGATGAAGAAATCTGACGCATGAGTCACTATTAAGGAGTTTGTATTTGCCTCCAAGTTAACCAGTTTGATTGCTTAGACTTTTTCTTTGACATATCCACTTTCCCTACTCATATGTAATAGGGAGGGGGCTTCTGCTGCAGTAAAAACAGGCAAAACTATTTTTTGAGACTTCTCATTAACGTGACCACAAGTCCTTGCATATTGAACTCCCAACAGGAAACAAGCAACATGTCGACAATATaggaaatgtgcttttatttgaagAATCACATTACAAATGAATACTGCACATACAAAAACTGGGAAATTGTGGTTTccttgaaattaaaaataatttatgttatatattaacACACatattgctttattttgtttttcaatgtgattttttttattctgcttttaACACAATATGtattaaaaatcaataaatataaaattgaTCTTATATGTAATACGTGTAACTGTCATTCCATCTTTGTTTAATCAGATATTTTAAAGGTGAACTTTACCACAATGTATTTGTGCTCGGGCTCCCCTTACAGTTGGCAAACGAAATTGTTTCTTACAACTGTgataaaatatacatgtatgtcacagtaacatgtgcatttgttgacaagccaACGGTATTGGTGAACTCTGAATTTTCCTGCTACTTAATTTAAGTATTGACGAACACTACTTAAGGGACACTTAAGTGAAGTTTTTAATGAACTGCaggttgttttgtcttgtgGAGGCAAGTCATGACAGCATTGAAAGAATCACTTGAGGTACAAGAAGGAAGAGGAAATCCATGGTGTTGAAGACAGAGTGGCCAACATTGTGCAGCTCAGTTAAACAAAGTGTCTCTTCCAACACCTGGTGAATCTCTGCAGTGATGCCTAGACAATGTATCACAGTTGTTGAGACATCCATGGCTTTTTCTCATGATGTCTAGTCAAACCTTATTTTGAGAAGTTACCATGTTGAGCCCACTCCTTTCAGACATGCAGATATTCAGTGTCATGTTTACCCCCAGATACTGAAAATTTGTGAGAAagaagtaatttttttttctgattttttctgcatatacagtatagatttatttttgtttttaaatacatttacaatcaAACGATGACTGTGCTGTTACCTTTGGGGTGCTCAGTCAGCAGGTATTTCAAATCCCTAAGAGCATGGGTGAGATTCTCCAGCCGGTGCTGCAGGTGGAGGTTTTCCTCTTTCAGAGAGTGAATGGTGTTGTGGAGCTCATAGGCTGAGgtgcagaggaaaaacacaggcCTGCAAGGTACACAACATTATAGTTGAAGGTGGAAAATGTTAGTGTTATTCAAGAGCTATTTTGGTTTCTGTGTCAGAGTTGATTCAGTGATGAGTAACTAAATGGGGGCTGGAATGCTCTTTACTTCACCAGCCACTTAACTGATCAATTGTTCTGCGAGAGACATAGATTGAGCTGTTTTAGAGTTATTTTGCAATTTGTAAGTAAAATATCACATCTAATCAACTCTAATTATTGTGAACTGTAATgcaattcaaaatgacaaatggCAAATCACAAAACCCAACAATAGAGAAAAGACCTTTAACCTCTTTAACCTCCAGTggaaacaaactgaaacacaaacaagtagATACAACAAACCTATCAAGACATTATCTAATTTATTTTCTCCAGTAATCACCATCTTCCAATACTAGTTCCAATCTTATATTTCTTCTTAATTATATAAGTCCCACAATGTTAAAGACAGGTCATTGAACACAAAAGTTACATGAGGTTCAAACATTCAAAGGTTTCTTCACCTCAGTGACTTCCTAGCTTTTGTATGTGAGAGTTTTCATTTATAATCATCATTCTTGGCCTTTGtatggaaaaaggaaaaaagtttGTAGTGTGTATTGTGTCTTAACTAAACGACACTAAgcttaaatacaataaaataaaacaaaataacctaaaaataaagttactttttttaattaagaagGCTGCTGTCATGTTGGTAGAATCTGTGAAATAAttccaattaaattaaaaactgtaGATGGACGGCTGTCATTactatggtaaaaaaaataatagttaaTGTATATCATAATGTATATCATAATGTATATAATGCATCGGTATTGCGTTATTAGTTTGTGGCCTCGGCGGAAGTGCTTATGGAGACTGTCATCATGTTCCGGGTTGATTTCCGGTCACAGAAGCTCGAAGATGGCGACTCACATGTCGAGCTGTAGGAGCTTGTGTTTACGCTGGGGTCGTGTTCACAGGTAACGTTTTAACTACTTGTTTTGCAGAAACGCGGAAAATCTGCTGTCACATTCGGCTCTTTCCTGTAAAGTCTCTAAGTTCTTAGCACGCGACGTTAGCTCACGCAGTTAGCATGGCGCTAACAGTCTGAGCTAATGTTGCCTCATCACTTTTAGTCAGTCATTAACGTTTCATCTTCTCATAGTCAATCGTTATGTAAACACTTTATAGAATGgtcaaatagaaaataaaggGTTGTTACTACTATAAATTATaatgatgtacattttttgCTGTAATAATAGTGAACACGAAATTGGACCTAATGATTaatgttttgcttattttagaCAAATCTTTCATCCACAAGACAAAATGTATAAAGACCCCACCGAGATCAAAATCTATGTAAAGTCCCTGAAATTAATGAAATCTAAATTTGCCAGAGACCTTTATGCATTAATAAAGGAAGAATAAAGAATGACCTAACCAACGTGCTTCACTGTTTTTGTACCTAATTGTCTGTTGTAGTGTTCTTTATATTTCTGTTTATCTAAATGTTCAAATGCATTACAGTGTTGTAAATAAgaagtttaaataaacaaataagaaGTACACAtgctctaaaaaaaacaacctcccaAAACATCGACTTGCAGCTAAATAGATATCATTTGAAGGTTGCATCAGATGGAAATATGTATTTGGCGTCATATTCCTATAGTTGTAAAAGTGCTtggttgtatgtgtgttttaattatgaTTTCATTAATGTGTGGACTAATCAGAGACtgaacagagaaaacaaccCTTTTTATTAGAGTAAacacttatttttaaaattatatGGCCATTAGAATAAAGGCTTTTTAAGTTCTtctattacatatatatattataagtaaatgaaaacaataaacgCTGAGGCTAGTTTCTGTTTCCACATCTACCTGACGTTTTAAactattgctttgtttttccagaaGGTTTGGGATCACAGGTGACAGGAAGtacagcagtggcagcagatACCCGAACATCTCCCTCTCCACGCCGCTGCCTGGCATCCCCAAACCAGCGTTTGCGTCTGCAGACGGTCATGAAAAATATGAGACCAGGATAACTACTCTAGAAAATGGCCTCAAAGTTGCCTCACAAAACAAGTTTGGTCAATTCTGTACAGTTGGAAGTAAGTTGCAGGAGTGACATGCAAATTATGTTTATATCCATTCTTTTGTTCACAATCAAGCTgaagtgatttaaatgtgaatgtcttctttctttcctttgtaGTTTTAGTAAATTCTGGATCCAGATATGAAGCTAAATATCCAAGTGGAATCGCTCATTTCTTAGAGAAACTAGCCTTTTCTGTAAGTATCTTACCTTTTGAGACTTAAAGAAGCTCATGTGTTCACTTTGCAGTTAAATTTTATTGTCCAATTTAAGCTTACTGTCACTGCTTACAGTCAGTTTACAGTTAGGTGTGAACtctgttatttgttgtttggaTTATttctaatggcgcatttccactggctttactcgcctcggcacggcacgattaggttgcatctccactacaaaagtcatcactgcacagctcagtgaaactgcggtgacttcgttttatacgcgacacacgcacacactagtGTCTTCAcaccacacttctgtagttgttggagattaacccatgttgttaggattgttaagcagttttaagtgatctacagtttggcactgtttggcttgatttgtaTGTGGGAGGTCTcgtcctgtgacgggactcagcggccggcagtctgaccaatcatcgcatagtacctacttttaaaggggacatattataccctatttcccccattaaaatagttccctggtgtcctaatgaacatgtcagtgacatgctttggtcaaaataccataaggatgaagaatcatagtagttcaataaccctgctaaacccgcccctttcagaacgctcggtttttgtgcatggtccctttatatgcaaatgagacacaggcaaacactgatgcgaagtggtgcgaacacacgtttgctgactttatccggcacattagcttcatatataaaatcctctgtaaaacactgtgctccactgtgcagccaccaacagcacacttgtccctctgcgttgacataataccgctcttcctccctcgcctgcactctcgcagggacaaggtggagctaaggtggagcttgcgaagtaaacgtactggtggggcggtaacattcgcggtgaaatgcgcatgctgacgtcataagcgcagggaattcaacatcgagcgttttatcgcctatacttacactaagcggaaccacgaaaacatgactgagtattgtttttccacactttggcgactggtagggcccccagagtcccaaatatcagtattaaaatggttaaaaagttgattttgcataatatgtcccctttaagcacgcttggaacctcgtctgagcaggtactaaaaatagtacctggtaccaggtactaggctagtggaaacgctacatAAACTGTgctgtggcgaggcgagtagagccggtggaaatgcgccataaatGTCCTTAGGAAGTATCTTGATGCAGTAGAAGTATTGCATAACAACAGAGAACAGCTTGCAGTTATCCACCTGGCAATGTTGTTTTCCCAACAAAAACTGTTGGCAGTAATGTAGTTGCAACAACTTGAGAGTCACTGCGTTGAAAGatatatttttgatttaaaggaAGTCAAAGTTAAGAATTAAACTTGTAAAatcatattttagtttttagttgaTATTCATGTAGCTTATATTCGTTCATATTGAGTGCAGGGCCTTGAATTGTATTGAACCAATTTGTACGTATCATGGtcaattgttgttgttttttgaagtcCACAGCTCAGTACGGGAGTAAAGATGAAATCCTGCTGACACTAGAAAAGCATGGAGGAATTTGTGACTGTCAAACCTCAAGGTATGAGTTCTTTCACTTATGTCAGTGTTTGAAAGTCCATGAAATTCCATGACCATCTAAGTAgaacctatttttttttttttattgtgttttactaTGTAGAGATACCACCATGTATGCAGTGTCTGCTGAAGTGAAGGGTCTGGACACAGTGGTCAGCCTTCTCTCTGATGCTGTACTACAGCCTCGTCTGCTGGGTGAGTCATGTAATTCCTCCATGAAATGACAGATGAGAGAttgagaaatgtgtgtgaacatggAGACTCCTCTGTAGTCTTCATGATAAGCTATTTTTCACACAGATGACGAGATTGAGATGACCAAAATGGTGGTACGCTTTGAGCTGGAGGACCTAAACATGAGGCCGGACCCAGAACCTTTACTTACCGAGATGATCCACGCTGTGAGTTAAATGTGATTTAGACACACCAACACAAGCTGACATCATTCCTTAACCAGGTAACATAGTGTAACACATTTCAGTTGTAACCAGTTAACAAGTTATACTGATCAAAGCAGTTAATTGGGTGATTAAATAGCTATCAAAAAATATCTAATatctgtttttaattgattaGACAAGATATGCCTTTATGTCTCCCTGAGGACAACTTTGTTGTGTGCATTTGACAAAACATGGATGCAGTTGTCTAAGCTATTATCAGTAAACCACATACATAGCCATGTATAATGGTAAAATGTAAATCCACACCAGGATTTCAAACCATTGTgtcaaattagatttttgaaTTAGCTTCTTAgcatgctttttatttttgaacCAGTGTGTGACCGTTGATTGTTCGTTTCCAGGCTGCCTATAGAGACAACACAGTCGGACTGCCACGCTTTTGTCCTGTGGGTAACGTAGACAAGATTAACAAAGAAGTACTGCAAAACTACCTGCGTACCTACTACTGTCCTGAGCGCATGGTGCTGGCTGGAGTGGGCATTGAGCACGAGCAGCTGGTGGAGTGTGCCAGGAAATACCTGCTGGATGTGAAGCCAGTGTGGGGAACGAGCACCGTGTCCAGAGTGGACCTGTCTGTAGCTCAGTACACAGGTGGCATTGTCAAGGTAATTCATCGggtttattacattacattacatcacatcacatcacattagtcatttagcagacgcttttctCCAAAGCGACGTACAAGGGAATTtgagtacaattagccaggggtggagttgaacttgtgaccatgatgtcttttgcacacagggtaccggtcttaaccactgagccacatcACTTTGTTACATGTTTGGGCCTGAATGTTTTCCTCAGCTGATGTTTATCTGGAAAAGAGTTTCAGTTTTAAAGGAATTCTAGCTTCACAACAAAAAGAATCATGGGGGGGAAAcacaataatacaattattttttttttttacttaaacatgtacacatgtttTTTGGTCACCGGTTTGAACAGGAAATTGACACATTACTTTTAATGCATCACCCACTAGTTAATTAGCAAAGTTAAAATCAAAGTTTGATGAATATAAGCCCAGTGTTCACCTGCTTTAAATCTCCTGGGGAAAGTATGTGGCTTTTTGGTTGATAAATGCTCCACTAACCCTAAATCATCAGTTACTGTAGTCACTAactgtgtttttcacttgaAACAGCAGACTGAGCCTTAACAGATCTGACAGCTAAACAGCAAGCACTCGAAAGCTTTGCAAAGCAAAGGAGAGCTAGGTCAATCACCAACTGCATTGTTTTAACATTGTCTTCTATTATTAGATAGTCTAAAATATTAGTATAtcttaatattataatattgccACCTTCATATGAAGTTTTCCTTAATTTTCTATTTGACAAATCAGTTTCCTGAAAAACATTAGATGTGACACAACAGTCGCTGAACAGTAActactgtattatttttttttagaaagaaatATCTGAATGTTTACATTGAGGGAAATTTCACTGTCATAAGGAAATGACATGAATTCTGCTGTAGTTGATTTTGTGAGATAATGGCTTTGTCTTTTAATCTGACAGATGGAGAAGGACATGTCAGACGTGAGCCTTGGCCCCACCCCGATCCCAGAGCTCACCCACATCATGATCGGCCTGGAGACCTGCTCCttcctggtgtgtgtttgtggtgccTGGATTCTATCAGTTGTGTGATTTGTGTAAGCTTCAAAgtccaaaaattaaaaaataaagttttttctTTGTAATAGGAGAATGACTTCATCCCATTTGCTGTGCTCAACATGATGATGGGTGGAGGAGGCTCCTTTTCAGCAGGAGGACCTGGTAAAGGCATGTTCACCCGTCTGTACCTGAACGTGCTCAACAGGTGAACAGCTGAAGCTCCACTGTTTGGCTTCACTTCACAGTTCAGACTCTGCTTCATTAATTCAACTCCAAACAACAGGATGTATCGGTTGTCACTAATTTAGCTTTCCGTGTTTGGTGCAGGCATCACTGGATGTACAACGCCACCTCCTACCATCATAGCTACGAGGACAGCGGCCTGTTGTGTATCCACGCTAGTGCTGATCCCAGACAGGTTGGTGCAACGCTAGGGCATCTTCAGGTTTTGAAACATTAGATGTAGTTtctgttctgatttttcagttttcattggTTTATGCATACACCTTTTTTGTCCTCTTAAAGCTCAGGTCTGTTACATGTAACTTATATTAATCCTCCTCACTTACCAATAGCCCTCAATAAGTAAAGTTGTCTGGGAACACTGTTGCCCTTGCATTGTATACGGCAGAGAAAAAGTGCAGCCAacattttttcaacattttgggtgtgaaataaaatgtgctaCACTGCAATGATAAATAATTCCAGTCTATAATGGCTTTCCATTATACTTTTATACATTATTTGAAGCTGAAATGGGTATTTAACTGTCAGATTACCTTATTGTGCTTTTGCAGCTTTAGTAATGAATAACTTTCAGCCTGTTACATATTTACAGAAGAAAGTTGAACCATGTCAGATATCTCTCTATTTCAGAgacatttttgatatttatttagtttttcttcatttcatgtGATGTATGAGGGAATATTCTTACTTTAATGGTCTGGTAATTCAGTTGGTTTAGTCTTTGCCGATGATCACATTTGAATTCTTGCATTTTCTCTCCAGGTGCGAGAAATGGTGGAAATAATAACCAGAGAATTCATCCAGATGGCTGGAAACGCAGGAGAGGTAACGCGGTCATCACAGATTCACAGACATGTTAGTTATTCTTACACGATCTAACAAGCATTTTATCTTTTCACCTCTCTGTTCAGATGGAGCTGGAGAGAGCCAAGACTCAGCTCAAGTCCATGCTGATGATGAACCTGGAGTCACGGCCGGTTATTTTTGAGGATGTCGGTCGCCAGGTTCTCTCCACAGGAAAGAGAAAGCTGCCACATGAA
The DNA window shown above is from Solea senegalensis isolate Sse05_10M linkage group LG5, IFAPA_SoseM_1, whole genome shotgun sequence and carries:
- the pmpca gene encoding mitochondrial-processing peptidase subunit alpha isoform X1 encodes the protein MATHMSSCRSLCLRWGRVHRRFGITGDRKYSSGSRYPNISLSTPLPGIPKPAFASADGHEKYETRITTLENGLKVASQNKFGQFCTVGILVNSGSRYEAKYPSGIAHFLEKLAFSSTAQYGSKDEILLTLEKHGGICDCQTSRDTTMYAVSAEVKGLDTVVSLLSDAVLQPRLLDDEIEMTKMVVRFELEDLNMRPDPEPLLTEMIHAAAYRDNTVGLPRFCPVGNVDKINKEVLQNYLRTYYCPERMVLAGVGIEHEQLVECARKYLLDVKPVWGTSTVSRVDLSVAQYTGGIVKMEKDMSDVSLGPTPIPELTHIMIGLETCSFLENDFIPFAVLNMMMGGGGSFSAGGPGKGMFTRLYLNVLNRHHWMYNATSYHHSYEDSGLLCIHASADPRQVREMVEIITREFIQMAGNAGEMELERAKTQLKSMLMMNLESRPVIFEDVGRQVLSTGKRKLPHELCDLISNVTASDIKRVTTKMLRSKPSVAALGDLTELPSYEHIQAALSSKDGRLPRMYRLFR
- the pmpca gene encoding mitochondrial-processing peptidase subunit alpha isoform X2 is translated as MATHMSSCRSLCLRWGRVHRFGITGDRKYSSGSRYPNISLSTPLPGIPKPAFASADGHEKYETRITTLENGLKVASQNKFGQFCTVGILVNSGSRYEAKYPSGIAHFLEKLAFSSTAQYGSKDEILLTLEKHGGICDCQTSRDTTMYAVSAEVKGLDTVVSLLSDAVLQPRLLDDEIEMTKMVVRFELEDLNMRPDPEPLLTEMIHAAAYRDNTVGLPRFCPVGNVDKINKEVLQNYLRTYYCPERMVLAGVGIEHEQLVECARKYLLDVKPVWGTSTVSRVDLSVAQYTGGIVKMEKDMSDVSLGPTPIPELTHIMIGLETCSFLENDFIPFAVLNMMMGGGGSFSAGGPGKGMFTRLYLNVLNRHHWMYNATSYHHSYEDSGLLCIHASADPRQVREMVEIITREFIQMAGNAGEMELERAKTQLKSMLMMNLESRPVIFEDVGRQVLSTGKRKLPHELCDLISNVTASDIKRVTTKMLRSKPSVAALGDLTELPSYEHIQAALSSKDGRLPRMYRLFR
- the LOC122768999 gene encoding granzyme A-like; amino-acid sequence: MFHLRHFTLFFSCILLLIVFSSHGSEIVNGSEVVPHSLPYMALLLNNKPVCGGVLIDPFWVLTAAHCSDIKEVWLGVHSIKAAEKNARQIQKVKKQYRHPCYDTTENVNDLMLLKLQKKVKETDTVKCLKLGKAAKDPQAGTKCTVAGWGQTKFKNKEMSDVLRSVTVAVVDRRVCNSPAFYDFNPVITRGMICAGSDGKHVADTCTGDSGGPLLCNGELLGVTSFGEKCGLIKKPGVYTFLSVKQLSWVKETMKKSDA